The sequence below is a genomic window from Salarchaeum japonicum.
CTGGAAATGCGCCCGTCCGAGATCGGGATGGTCCTCGTCCTGGTGCCAGCCGGCGTGAAAGCCCGTGTTCGGATCGGTGTAGTTGATACGGAACCAATCGTGTGGGTCCTGTCGATACCACTTGACGGTCAGTTCCGGCGAATCAGGGCCCGTTGGGGGATTAAGGCGGGCTGGATCAAAAACCGCCCGCAGCTGCTTGGCCTCGATATCGTCAGGAACGTACTCGACGGCCGTGATCTGGGGGACACGGTCGAGGACGTCCCGCTTCAATTGGGCGTAGAGGTTCGCGTTCGGGTCACCACCTGGATGCGGGACAGACATCCGTTAGCTGCTGGCCTCGGCAGGCTCTGTCGTTGGAGCGAGGAAGTCCCATTCGCGGATGGCGAAGCCAACGATCTGGATACGCCGTTGAAGGTGCTCCCACTCGCGGGCGATTTCACGGCGCCGATCTTCCTCGTCACCGTCAAGGGATTCGTCAGCGAGCGTCCCGCGAAGCTGGTTCGGTGACTCGACGCCGAATTCGTCCTCCCAGTCGCGGATCTGCGTCTTCATATCGGCGAGACGGTCCGTAAGCTCCTCGACAGTGTGTCCGCTGTCTCGAAGGCGCATCGCCTCCTGCATCGCTTGGCGGCGATAATCAGGGTAATACGTCGTGTGAGTACCGCTTTCGTCACGGTGGAGGATGCCATCGTCGACGAGCCGATCGAGGACGCGCTTAGTTGGTTCGTGTGACCAGCCCGCTTCGGAGGCGATCCAGTTGGCCGTCTGTGGCTCCGACAGCTGCCGAGCAACCATCCGCACGCGGTCTTCACCCGTGGTCTGGCGTTCCATCAGGCCCTCGGAGTTCGATTCGTCTTCGGTCATACAACACCCTTCGGACTGTGTCTTAATATAGATTGAGGTCATTAGTCCTATATCGAATCCTCTTTTTCGCCATCGCCCTGATCTCAGCTGAGGGTAGCCAGAGCAAACTCGGAGCCCGGTCTTGGCGGCTCTACCCCGGGGGAAGCGCCGTCGTGAGGTGGTTACA
It includes:
- a CDS encoding DUF7342 family protein; amino-acid sequence: MTSIYIKTQSEGCCMTEDESNSEGLMERQTTGEDRVRMVARQLSEPQTANWIASEAGWSHEPTKRVLDRLVDDGILHRDESGTHTTYYPDYRRQAMQEAMRLRDSGHTVEELTDRLADMKTQIRDWEDEFGVESPNQLRGTLADESLDGDEEDRRREIAREWEHLQRRIQIVGFAIREWDFLAPTTEPAEASS